Proteins from a genomic interval of Desulfovibrio piger:
- a CDS encoding tRNA (adenine-N1)-methyltransferase — MIPYGSLVVYVTPNKDRRYIKRLEEGQDWHSNDGVLSAEAVHAANFGSEVRTSLDIPIRVLEATLHDRLKGLKRQTQIIYPKDIAYICLRLGAGPGRTIIEAGCGSGGLTTGLSWFCGPTGRVVSHEAREEFMKLARRNLEWAGVGDNVEIVHRDIADGFCIDNADALFLDVRTPWEYLDHAVKAVKPGAMFGFLVPTVDQVSKLLMGLEKGPFADIEVCEILMRNWKPVADRLRPEDRMNAHTGFLIFCRHQERSADFEYSRPLGTRQRKQEAARQARLAESGANPHDDGETAGDDE, encoded by the coding sequence ATGATCCCCTACGGCTCTCTGGTGGTCTACGTCACCCCCAACAAGGACCGGCGCTACATCAAGCGCCTTGAGGAAGGTCAGGACTGGCACAGCAACGACGGCGTCCTCAGCGCCGAAGCCGTACACGCCGCCAACTTCGGCAGCGAAGTGCGCACCAGTCTGGATATCCCCATCCGTGTGCTGGAAGCCACCCTGCACGACCGTCTCAAGGGCCTGAAGCGCCAGACCCAGATCATCTATCCCAAGGATATCGCCTACATCTGCCTGCGCCTCGGCGCCGGTCCCGGCCGTACCATCATCGAGGCCGGTTGCGGTTCCGGCGGCCTGACCACCGGTCTTTCCTGGTTCTGCGGCCCCACCGGCCGCGTCGTCAGCCACGAGGCCCGCGAAGAATTCATGAAGCTGGCCCGCCGCAACCTCGAATGGGCCGGCGTGGGCGACAACGTGGAGATCGTCCACCGCGACATCGCCGACGGTTTCTGCATCGACAACGCCGACGCCCTCTTCCTCGATGTGCGCACCCCCTGGGAATACCTCGACCACGCCGTCAAAGCCGTAAAGCCCGGCGCCATGTTCGGCTTCCTCGTGCCCACTGTGGACCAGGTCAGCAAGCTGCTCATGGGTCTGGAAAAGGGCCCCTTCGCCGACATCGAAGTCTGCGAGATCCTCATGCGCAACTGGAAGCCCGTGGCTGACCGCCTGCGCCCCGAAGACCGCATGAACGCCCATACCGGCTTCCTCATCTTCTGCCGCCATCAGGAGCGCAGTGCCGACTTCGAATACAGCCGCCCCCTGGGCACCCGCCAGCGCAAGCAGGAAGCCGCCCGTCAGGCCCGCCTTGCCGAAAGCGGCGCCAATCCCCACGACGACGGCGAGACCGCCGGCGACGACGAATAG
- a CDS encoding penicillin-binding protein 1A — translation MNVKKVFLWSFGLLFTLGILGCAAVAGLFYWASRDLPDLERLTGYEAPQATVILARDGSTIGTLATEKRYSITLKEMSPWLPMSFLAAEDDSFYQHHGVDPVAIVRAFIYNLRNKASGGGQQGGSTITQQIIKQLLLSSERSYTRKMKEAILAYRLEHTVSKDDILQTYLNYIYLGQHSYGVEAAARTYFGKHASDITLAESAVIAGLPQAPSRYNPFRHPEAAKARQMYVLGRLRTLKWITEEQYQQAINEPLVYWSMPENRGGASKWYFEEARRLLVEFFTEENLRTLGIDTLKSGEEYVYTAGLTVRTAMDPVQQDAAGAALRRGLEELDKRQGWRGPVKKLSPAEVTEFREKSTFAPADLMGKAWVQAVVTAVDAKGARVLLGKGYTGYIPVANMSWARTPNRKISGWGAPAVRDARKVLNVNDLIMVSAAPVTVQAEGGKKGKAATKTVDFDPATASPQKPITLLLQQEPLVQGALASVETQSGDVVALIGGYQFGDSHFNRATQARRQPGSSFKPVVYSTALDFGFTPTSSVLDGPFVYVNPYTNEVWRPGNYEKNFRGIMPLYEALTLSRNTCTVRLAHKVGISNVIQRAKMLGLEPHFPQELSISLGAVAVSPLNLTQAYAAFANQGLGVRPRIITSITDNNGRELYRQDIQHWQALTPQNAYQMATLLKNVVNSGTGSRARVDGHVIAGKTGTSNDENDAWFVGFSPSLVTGVYVGFDQLQSLGKQEQGGRTAAPIFRYYRSQIEDLYNDQPQDFTMPPGITMQDGLAFQGVPGPGLSAIDNASEDPATGSSTPETPDTSGGGEDLMRQMF, via the coding sequence ATGAACGTAAAAAAAGTCTTCCTCTGGTCCTTCGGTCTGCTGTTCACGCTGGGCATCCTCGGCTGTGCCGCCGTGGCCGGCCTGTTCTACTGGGCCTCACGCGACCTGCCCGACCTGGAACGCCTTACTGGTTACGAAGCCCCGCAGGCCACGGTCATCCTGGCCCGTGACGGCTCCACCATCGGCACCCTTGCCACGGAAAAACGCTACAGCATCACCCTCAAGGAGATGTCTCCCTGGCTGCCCATGTCCTTCCTGGCTGCGGAAGACGATTCCTTCTACCAGCATCATGGCGTCGATCCCGTGGCCATCGTGCGTGCCTTCATCTACAACCTGCGCAACAAGGCCTCCGGCGGCGGCCAGCAGGGCGGCAGCACCATCACCCAGCAGATCATCAAGCAGCTCCTGCTGAGTTCGGAACGCAGCTATACCCGAAAGATGAAGGAAGCCATCCTGGCCTACCGGCTGGAGCACACCGTCAGCAAGGACGACATCCTCCAGACCTACCTCAACTATATCTATCTGGGACAGCACTCCTACGGCGTGGAAGCCGCGGCCCGTACCTATTTCGGCAAGCATGCTTCCGACATCACCCTGGCCGAGAGCGCCGTCATCGCCGGTCTGCCCCAGGCCCCCAGCCGCTACAATCCCTTCCGGCATCCCGAGGCCGCCAAGGCCCGCCAGATGTACGTCCTTGGCCGTCTGCGCACCCTCAAGTGGATCACCGAGGAACAGTACCAGCAGGCCATCAACGAGCCCCTGGTCTACTGGAGCATGCCCGAGAACCGCGGCGGGGCCTCCAAATGGTATTTTGAAGAAGCCCGCCGCCTGCTGGTGGAATTCTTCACCGAAGAGAACCTGCGCACCCTGGGCATCGATACCCTGAAGAGCGGCGAGGAATACGTCTACACCGCGGGCCTCACCGTGCGCACCGCCATGGACCCCGTGCAGCAGGATGCCGCGGGCGCCGCCCTGCGCCGCGGTCTGGAAGAACTGGACAAGCGCCAGGGCTGGCGCGGCCCGGTCAAGAAGCTCTCCCCCGCGGAGGTGACCGAGTTCCGCGAAAAAAGTACCTTCGCCCCCGCCGACCTCATGGGCAAGGCCTGGGTGCAGGCCGTGGTCACGGCCGTGGACGCCAAGGGCGCCCGCGTCCTGCTGGGCAAGGGCTACACCGGCTATATCCCCGTGGCCAACATGTCCTGGGCCCGTACCCCCAACCGCAAGATCTCCGGCTGGGGGGCTCCCGCCGTGCGTGACGCCCGCAAGGTGCTGAACGTCAACGATCTGATCATGGTCTCGGCCGCGCCCGTGACCGTCCAGGCCGAAGGCGGCAAAAAGGGCAAGGCCGCCACCAAGACCGTGGACTTCGATCCCGCCACGGCCTCGCCGCAAAAGCCCATCACCCTGCTCCTCCAGCAGGAGCCGCTGGTGCAGGGCGCTCTGGCTTCCGTAGAGACCCAGAGCGGCGACGTGGTGGCCCTCATCGGCGGCTACCAGTTCGGCGACAGCCACTTCAACCGCGCTACCCAGGCCCGGCGTCAGCCCGGTTCCAGCTTCAAGCCCGTGGTCTACTCCACGGCCCTGGACTTCGGCTTCACGCCCACGTCCTCGGTGCTGGACGGCCCCTTCGTCTACGTGAACCCCTACACCAACGAAGTCTGGCGCCCCGGCAACTACGAAAAGAACTTCCGCGGCATCATGCCGCTCTATGAGGCCCTGACTCTTTCCCGCAACACCTGCACCGTGCGCCTGGCCCACAAGGTGGGCATCAGCAACGTCATCCAGCGCGCCAAGATGCTGGGTCTCGAACCCCACTTCCCGCAGGAACTGTCCATCAGTCTCGGTGCCGTGGCGGTCTCGCCCCTCAACCTGACGCAGGCCTACGCCGCCTTCGCCAACCAGGGCCTGGGCGTGCGCCCGCGCATCATCACCTCCATCACCGACAACAACGGCCGCGAACTCTACCGGCAGGACATCCAGCACTGGCAGGCCCTCACCCCGCAGAACGCCTACCAGATGGCCACCCTGCTCAAGAACGTGGTCAACTCCGGCACCGGCAGCCGCGCCCGTGTGGACGGCCACGTCATCGCCGGCAAGACCGGCACCAGCAACGACGAGAACGATGCCTGGTTCGTGGGCTTCTCGCCCTCTCTGGTCACGGGCGTCTATGTGGGCTTCGACCAGCTCCAGTCCCTGGGCAAGCAAGAACAGGGCGGGCGTACCGCGGCCCCCATCTTCCGCTATTACCGCAGCCAGATCGAAGACCTGTACAACGACCAGCCCCAGGACTTCACCATGCCGCCCGGCATCACCATGCAAGACGGTCTGGCCTTCCAGGGCGTGCCCGGCCCCGGCCTCTCGGCCATCGACAACGCCAGCGAGGACCCGGCCACGGGCAGCAGTACCCCGGAGACTCCCGATACCTCCGGTGGCGGTGAAGACCTCATGCGGCAGATGTTCTAG
- a CDS encoding TusE/DsrC/DsvC family sulfur relay protein, which yields MAEISFQGKTFEVDEDGFLLRFDDWCPEWMEFVKESEGIAEITADHQKILDFLQDYYKKNGIAPMVRILSKNTGYKLKEVYELFPSGPGKGACKMAGLPKPTGCV from the coding sequence ATGGCTGAAATTAGCTTTCAGGGCAAAACCTTCGAAGTTGATGAAGACGGCTTCCTGCTCCGTTTCGACGACTGGTGCCCGGAATGGATGGAATTCGTGAAGGAATCCGAAGGTATCGCCGAAATCACCGCTGACCATCAGAAGATCCTGGACTTCCTGCAGGACTACTACAAGAAGAACGGTATCGCTCCCATGGTCCGCATTCTGTCCAAGAACACCGGCTACAAGCTAAAAGAAGTGTACGAACTGTTCCCCTCCGGCCCCGGCAAAGGCGCCTGCAAAATGGCTGGCCTGCCCAAGCCCACCGGCTGCGTGTAG
- a CDS encoding CBS and ACT domain-containing protein: MLVENWMATNVIAVKPDTSLLKCRNLLKEHQIRRLPVVDDQNRVVGIISDRDVKGASPSKATALEVHEMQYLLAELKAKDIMTAKPVTIKPWDSVEQAAIIMMDKKFGGLPVVSEDNKLVGIITDQDIFKLLINITGARVEGMQFAFELPDTPGSMRVIFDTMRKHNARIISVLSSYMEDNKRQIYVRIRSMEESAVEALVKDLEATGTLLLAAPYDV, from the coding sequence ATGCTCGTAGAAAACTGGATGGCTACCAACGTCATTGCCGTCAAGCCCGACACGTCCCTGCTGAAGTGCCGCAACCTGCTCAAGGAACACCAGATCCGCCGCCTGCCCGTGGTCGATGACCAGAACCGGGTGGTGGGTATCATCTCCGACAGAGACGTCAAGGGCGCGTCGCCCTCCAAGGCCACGGCGCTGGAAGTGCATGAAATGCAATACCTTCTGGCAGAACTCAAGGCCAAGGACATTATGACCGCCAAGCCGGTCACTATCAAGCCCTGGGACAGCGTGGAGCAGGCGGCCATCATCATGATGGACAAAAAGTTCGGCGGTCTGCCCGTGGTCTCCGAAGACAACAAGCTGGTGGGCATCATCACCGACCAGGACATCTTCAAGCTGCTGATCAACATCACCGGTGCCCGCGTGGAAGGCATGCAGTTCGCCTTCGAACTGCCCGATACCCCCGGCAGCATGCGCGTGATCTTCGATACCATGCGCAAGCACAATGCCCGCATCATTTCGGTGCTGTCCTCTTATATGGAAGACAACAAGCGCCAGATCTACGTCCGTATCCGCAGCATGGAAGAATCGGCTGTCGAAGCCCTCGTCAAGGATCTGGAAGCGACCGGCACGCTGCTGCTGGCTGCTCCCTATGACGTGTAG
- a CDS encoding LarC family nickel insertion protein, whose product MQHLFLDCSHGMSGDMTLASLAHLGVDLSPLPGLLAQAGVACRLEVWQEERGGGPGCRVEVSWEVEGQPLRHPADIAAIFAAVPVADRVRHKALAVLEALTLAEAEAHGIAPEEVHFHEVGAVDTLVDILGACWALDQLGVERVTACALPWFGGSITCAHGEIPLPAPATANLMRGLPVYPTDAKAELVTPTGAALARVLVDEFVEGPEGRLLAMGTGYGARPAPTGLRAWLVEAREPRQADHGQGGEEDVMQLECHLDHLTGEELGTALEQLAAAADVLDVLWLPGTGKKNRPAGLLRVLCRPADTENVARAVLRHTHTLGLRRQLLQRLVLPRRATTCACGGASLPAKEYELEGRVYVRPEADAVARQATALGLGAPALRFGRK is encoded by the coding sequence ATGCAGCATCTTTTCCTTGATTGCAGTCACGGCATGAGCGGGGACATGACCCTGGCTTCCCTTGCCCATCTTGGTGTGGACCTTTCCCCCCTGCCGGGCCTGCTGGCACAGGCGGGCGTGGCCTGCCGTCTGGAGGTCTGGCAGGAAGAGCGGGGCGGCGGTCCCGGCTGCCGGGTGGAGGTCAGCTGGGAGGTGGAGGGCCAGCCCCTGCGGCACCCGGCGGACATCGCCGCCATTTTTGCCGCCGTGCCTGTGGCCGACAGGGTGCGCCACAAGGCCCTGGCCGTGCTGGAGGCCCTGACCCTGGCCGAAGCCGAGGCCCACGGCATCGCCCCTGAAGAGGTGCATTTCCATGAAGTGGGCGCCGTGGACACCCTGGTGGACATCCTGGGCGCCTGCTGGGCGCTGGACCAGCTGGGCGTGGAGCGGGTGACGGCCTGTGCACTGCCCTGGTTCGGGGGCAGCATCACCTGTGCCCATGGCGAGATCCCCCTGCCCGCGCCCGCCACGGCCAACCTCATGCGCGGTCTGCCCGTGTACCCCACCGACGCGAAGGCGGAGCTGGTGACCCCCACCGGCGCGGCCCTGGCCCGTGTGCTGGTGGACGAATTCGTGGAAGGCCCGGAAGGCCGCCTGCTGGCCATGGGCACGGGCTACGGCGCGCGTCCGGCGCCCACCGGCCTGCGGGCCTGGCTCGTGGAGGCCCGGGAGCCCCGGCAGGCTGATCACGGCCAGGGGGGCGAGGAAGACGTGATGCAGCTGGAATGCCATCTCGACCATCTGACCGGCGAGGAGCTGGGCACGGCCCTGGAGCAGCTGGCCGCTGCCGCCGATGTGCTGGACGTGCTGTGGCTGCCGGGCACGGGCAAAAAGAACCGTCCTGCGGGCCTGCTGCGGGTGCTCTGCCGTCCTGCCGATACGGAAAATGTCGCCCGGGCCGTCCTGCGGCATACGCATACCCTGGGCCTGCGGCGCCAGCTGCTGCAACGTCTGGTGCTGCCCCGCAGGGCCACGACCTGTGCCTGCGGCGGGGCCAGCCTGCCGGCCAAGGAATATGAACTGGAAGGCAGGGTGTATGTCCGGCCGGAGGCTGACGCCGTGGCCCGTCAGGCGACGGCCCTCGGACTGGGGGCCCCGGCGTTGCGCTTTGGGAGAAAATGA
- a CDS encoding dicarboxylate/amino acid:cation symporter, translated as MAAKVGDFSLILKLLGGIIIGALLGLYIGENAEGSLKHVMDVVVSLRHIFGQIIFFLVPLVIVGFITPAIVRLGQNASKILLVAVALAYVSSLGAALFSMISGYCIIPNLSIATSTETLRSLPEMVFRLDIPPLFSVMSALVLALTMGVAIVWTKSETLGKIFCEMERIMTALVNRIMIPILPFFVGLSFLGLAYEGSLSRHLPVFIMMVLIVIVGHFIWLAVLYGIGGALSGRNPSQVFRHYAPAYLTAVGTMSSAATLPVALECARKSSVLSRTMVEFMVPLGATVHLCGSVLTETFFVMTISLMLYGSLPSVGTMLLFCVLLGIFAVGAPGVPGGTVVASLGIVTGVLGFDPNGVALLIAIFALQDSFGTACNVTGDGALTLMLEGLFNRNGELGPLQDVAPAEKV; from the coding sequence ATGGCTGCTAAGGTCGGCGATTTTTCCCTTATTCTCAAACTGTTGGGCGGCATCATCATCGGCGCCCTGCTTGGTCTGTACATCGGCGAGAACGCCGAAGGCTCCCTGAAGCACGTCATGGACGTGGTGGTCTCCCTGCGCCATATCTTCGGCCAGATCATCTTCTTCCTGGTGCCCCTGGTCATCGTGGGCTTCATCACCCCCGCCATCGTGCGTCTGGGCCAGAACGCCAGCAAGATCCTGCTGGTGGCCGTGGCCCTGGCCTACGTCTCCTCGCTGGGCGCGGCCCTGTTCTCCATGATCTCCGGCTACTGCATCATCCCCAACCTCTCCATCGCCACCAGCACCGAGACCCTGCGCTCCCTGCCCGAGATGGTCTTCCGTCTGGACATCCCGCCGCTGTTCAGCGTCATGAGCGCCCTGGTGCTGGCCCTGACCATGGGCGTGGCCATCGTCTGGACCAAGTCCGAGACCCTGGGCAAGATCTTCTGCGAGATGGAACGCATCATGACCGCCCTGGTCAACCGCATCATGATCCCCATCCTGCCTTTCTTCGTGGGCCTGTCCTTCCTGGGCCTGGCCTATGAGGGCTCCCTCAGCCGCCACCTGCCCGTGTTCATCATGATGGTGCTCATCGTCATCGTGGGCCACTTCATCTGGCTGGCCGTGCTCTACGGCATCGGCGGCGCCCTGTCCGGCCGCAATCCCTCGCAGGTCTTCCGTCATTACGCGCCTGCCTATCTGACCGCCGTGGGCACCATGTCCAGCGCCGCCACCCTGCCCGTGGCCCTGGAATGCGCCCGCAAGTCCTCCGTCCTCAGCCGCACCATGGTGGAATTCATGGTGCCCCTGGGCGCCACCGTGCATCTGTGCGGTTCCGTGCTGACCGAGACCTTCTTTGTCATGACCATCAGCCTGATGCTGTACGGTTCCCTGCCTTCCGTGGGCACCATGCTGCTCTTCTGCGTGCTGCTGGGCATCTTTGCCGTGGGTGCCCCCGGCGTGCCCGGTGGTACCGTGGTGGCCTCGCTGGGCATCGTGACCGGCGTGTTGGGCTTCGACCCCAATGGTGTGGCCCTGCTCATCGCCATCTTTGCCCTGCAGGACAGCTTCGGCACGGCCTGCAACGTGACCGGCGACGGCGCCCTGACCCTGATGCTGGAAGGCCTGTTCAACCGCAATGGCGAACTTGGGCCGTTGCAGGACGTGGCCCCGGCGGAAAAGGTCTAG